A region from the Pelobates fuscus isolate aPelFus1 chromosome 1, aPelFus1.pri, whole genome shotgun sequence genome encodes:
- the LOC134585432 gene encoding odorant receptor 131-2-like: MMMDLELEKHRTTISQQITKAGLGINTLLKDDRLQPSSEVTRIVMYAIRHQQFKPSQANNSAHSAMVNSTTLYANNTQMTVNTSNIVSHLLAALLAITLLCFFFFLYFITVILNVYFSTPHVRDKARYVLFAHMLINDTLYLLVALILLLSYLFIIRLPMPICYTMLTLAASTFRVTPFNLAAMALERYVAICYPLRYMALCTPRRSNVAIAFMWITGILPNVADFIALSSSVENNFFSLRTLCKQELISMSPLQNIMRSMTFIVSLTMVGLTILFTYVKVMLVAGQMRSGNSSASKAGKTVMLHAFQLLLCMVSLTSSITESNAKDYAAFLIIINFLLFMCLPRFLSPFIYGIRDKVFSKCIRQIYFSKC; encoded by the exons ATGATGATGGACCTGGAACTAGAGAAACACAGAACAACAATATCCCAGCAAATAACAAAGGCCGGTCTGGGAATAAACACATTGTTGAAGGATGATCGACTTCAGCCCTCTAGTGAAGTGACAAG GATAGTCATGTATGCTATACGCCATCAGCAG TTCAAACCATCACAAGCCAATAACTCCGCTCATTCTGCAATGGTGAATTCTACAACTTTGTACGCCAATAACACCCAGATGACTGTTAACACCAGTAACATCGTATCCCATTTGCTAGCGGCTCTTCTGGCCATCACACTCCTGTGTTTCTTCTTCTTCCTTTACTTCATCACCGTGATCCTCAATGTCTACTTCTCAACACCCCATGTCCGAGACAAGGCTCGCTATGTTCTTTTTGCCCACATGCTCATCAATGATACATTGTATCTATTAGTGGCTCTCATTCTGTTGCTATCTTATCTATTCATAATCCGTCTACCTATGCCAATCTGCTACACAATGCTCACTTTGGCAGCATCAACATTTAGGGTTACCCCGTTCAATTTGGCGGCTATGGCTCTCGAACGTTATGTAGCTATTTGTTACCCACTAAGATACATGGCGCTCTGCACTCCTCGGAGATCTAACGTAGCTATTGCATTCATGTGGATAACTGGAATCCTGCCAAATGTTGCAGATTTCATTGCCCTGAGCTCTTCGGTGGAGAATAATTTCTTCTCACTTCGCACATTATGTAAGCAAGAACTAATAAGTATGAGTCCACTGCAGAACATCATGCGATCCATGACCTTTATAGTCTCCTTGACAATGGTGGGACTGACCATTCTTTTTACTTACGTCAAGGTCATGTTAGTCGCAGGGCAGATGAGATCAGGAAATTCTTCTGCTTCCAAAGCTGGTAAAACGGTCATGCTTCACGCTTTCCAGCTCCTGTTATGTATGGTGTCTTTAACTTCTTCAATTACAGAATCAAATGCTAAAGACTATGCTGCCTTTTtgattattattaattttctgtTATTCATGTGCCTGCCAAGGTTCCTCAGTCCATTCATTTATGGGATCAGGGATAAGGTATTTAGCAAATGTATTCGTCAAATATACTTTTCAAAATGCTAG